In a single window of the Drosophila subpulchrella strain 33 F10 #4 breed RU33 chromosome X, RU_Dsub_v1.1 Primary Assembly, whole genome shotgun sequence genome:
- the LOC119557623 gene encoding vitellogenin-2, translating into MNPLRSLCVLACLLAVAMGNPQTGNRSGRRSNSLDSVEQPSNWVNPREIEDLPSLKQVTLKKLQEMSLEEGATLLDKLYHLSQFNHVFRPEYTPEPSQIKGYIVGERGQRIEFNLNTLVDKVKRQQNFGNDEVTIFIQGLPETNGQVEKATRKLVKAYQQRYNLQPYPTTDYSSEDQRQKGSSEEQQQRRRQNDDQEDTKTGDLIVIQLGDAIEDFEQYVTLNIERLGEIIGNRLVELTNTVNVPQEIIHLIGTGPAAHVAGVAGRQYTRQTGHKLRRITALDPSKIYGKPEQRLTGLARGDADFVDAIHTSAYGMGTTQRLANVDFFPNGPSTGVPGADNVVEAAMRATRYFAESVRPGNERNFPSVAASSYQEYKQNKGYGKRGYMGIATDFDLQGDYMLQVNSKSPFGRSTPAQKQTGFHQVHQAWRQSPSSSSSQGSRRQ; encoded by the exons ATGAATCCTCTGCGCAGCCTTTGCGTCCTGGCCTGCCTCCTGGCAGTGGCCATGGGCAATCCCCAGACGGGCAACCGTTCCGGCCGCCGTTCCAACTCCCTGGACAGCGTGGAGCAGCCCAGCAACTGGGTGAACCCGCGGGAAATCGAGGATCTGCCCTCGCTGAAGCAGGTGACCCTCAAGAAGCTGCAGGAGATGAGCCTGGAAGAGGGCGCCACGCTGTTGGACAAGCTCT ACCACCTGTCCCAGTTCAACCATGTCTTCAGGCCCGAGTACACCCCCGAACCCAGCCAGATCAAGGGCTACATTGTTGGCGAGCGCGGCCAGAGGATCGAGTTCAACCTTAACACCCTTGTGGACAAGGTGAAGCGCCAGCAGAATTTCGGCAACGACGAGGTCACCATCTTCATCCAGGGCCTGCCCGAGACCAACGGCCAGGTGGAGAAGGCCACCAGGAAGCTGGTGAAGGCCTACCAGCAGCGCTACAACCTCCAGCCCTACCCGACCACCGACTACTCCAGCGAGGATCAGCGCCAGAAGGGCTCCAgcgaggagcagcagcagcgcagGAGGCAGAACGACGACCAGGAGGACACCAAGACCGGTGACCTCATCGTGATCCAGCTGGGCGATGCCATCGAGGACTTTGAGCAGTATGTCACCCTGAACATCGAGCGACTGGGCGAGATCATCGGCAACCGCCTGGTCGAGCTGACCAACACCGTGAACGTGCCCCAGGAGATCATCCATTTGATCGGCACCGGACCCGCTGCCCATGTGGCCGGAGTGGCTGGACGCCAGTACACCCGCCAGACGGGACACAAGTTGCGCCGCATCACCGCTCTGGACCCCTCCAAGATCTACGGCAAGCCGGAGCAGAGGCTGACCGGACTGGCCCGCGGCGATGCCGACTTCGTCGATGCCATCCATACCTCCGCCTACGGCATGGGCACCACCCAGCGGCTGGCCAACGTTGACTTCTTCCCCAACGGACCCTCGACCGGAGTGCCCGGCGCCGACAATGTGGTGGAGGCCGCCATGCGCGCCACCCGCTACTTCGCCGAGTCAGTGCGTCCCGGCAACGAGAGGAACTTCCCCTCCGTGGCCGCCAGCTCCTACCAGGAGTACAAGCAGAACAAGGGCTATGGCAAGCGCGGCTACATGGGCATCGCCACCGACTTCGATCTGCAGGGCGACTACATGCTCCAGGTGAACTCCAAGAGCCCCTTCGGTCGCAGCACTCCTGCCCAGAAGCAGACTGGCTTCCACCAGGTCCACCAGGCCTGGCGCCAGTCCCCCTCCTCCTCGTCGAGCCAGGGTTCCCGCCGTCAGTAG
- the LOC119557624 gene encoding vitellogenin-1, whose protein sequence is MNPMRVLSLLACLAVAVLAKPNGRMDNSVNQALKPSQWLSGSQLEAIPAVDDLTIERLENMNLERGAELLQQVYHLSQIHHNVEPSYVPSGIQAYVPQPNGEKTVAPLNEMIQRLKQRQNFGQDEVTIIVTGLPQTTETVKKATRKLVQAYIQRYNLQQQRQQGKQGSQDYQDQSGEQKKAQRTSSEEDSSEEVKNAPTQSGNIIVIDLGSKLNNYQRYAMLDIEKTGAKIGKWIVQMVNELDMPFDTIHLIGQNVGAHVAGAAAQEFTRLTGHKLPRVTGLDPSKIVAKNKNTLTGLARGDAEFVDAIHTSVYGMGTPIRSGDVDFYPNGPAAGVPGASNVIEAAMRATRYFAESVRPGNERSFPAVPANSLQQYKQNDGFGKRAYMGIDTAHDLEGDYILQVNPKSPFGRNAPAQKQSSYHGVHQAWNTNQDSKDYQ, encoded by the exons ATGAATCCCATGAGAGTACTGAGCCTGCTGGCTTGCCTGGCGGTCGCCGTCTTGGCCAAGCCCAATGGCCGCATGGACAACTCCGTCAACCAGGCCCTGAAGCCCTCGCAGTGGCTCTCCGGATCCCAACTGGAGGCCATTCCGGCCGTCGACGATCTCACCATTGAGCGTCTGGAGAACATGAACCTGGAGCGCGGCGCCGAGCTGCTGCAGCAAGTTT ACCACCTGTCGCAGATCCACCACAACGTGGAGCCCAGCTACGTGCCCAGCGGCATCCAGGCCTATGTGCCCCAGCCGAATGGCGAGAAGACCGTTGCCCCCCTGAACGAGATGATCCAGCGCCTGAAGCAGAGGCAGAACTTTGGCCAGGACGAGGTGACCATCATCGTGACCGGACTGCCCCAGACCACCGAGACCGTAAAGAAGGCGACCAGGAAGCTGGTCCAGGCCTACATCCAGCGCTACAATCTGCAGCAGCAGCGTCAGCAGGGCAAGCAGGGCAGCCAGGACTACCAGGATCAGAGCGGCGAGCAGAAGAAGGCCCAGAGGACCAGCAGCGAGGAGGACTCCAGTGAGGAGGTTAAGAACGCCCCCACCCAGAGCGGCAACATCATCGTGATCGATTTGGGTTCCAAGTTGAACAACTACCAGCGTTATGCCATGCTCGATATCGAGAAGACCGGCGCCAAGATCGGCAAGTGGATCGTCCAGATGGTTAACGAGTTGGACATGCCCTTCGATACCATCCATCTGATTGGCCAGAATGTCGGTGCCCATGTGGCCGGCGCTGCTGCCCAGGAGTTCACCCGCCTTACCGGACACAAGCTGCCCCGCGTCACTGGTCTGGACCCCTCCAAGATTGTGGCCAAGAACAAGAACACCCTCACGGGACTGGCCCGCGGTGATGCCGAATTCGTCGATGCCATCCACACCTCCGTCTACGGCATGGGCACCCCCATCCGTTCCGGCGACGTTGACTTCTATCCCAATGGACCCGCCGCCGGAGTGCCCGGTGCCAGCAATGTGATAGAGGCCGCCATGCGCGCCACCCGCTACTTCGCCGAGTCAGTGCGTCCCGGCAACGAGAGGAGCTTCCCCGCCGTCCCAGCCAACTCCCTGCAGCAGTACAAGCAAAACGATGGCTTCGGCAAGCGGGCCTACATGGGCATCGACACCGCCCACGATCTGGAGGGCGACTACATCCTCCAGGTGAACCCCAAGAGCCCCTTCGGCCGCAACGCTCCCGCCCAGAAGCAGAGCAGCTACCACGGTGTCCACCAGGCGTGGAACACCAACCAGGACAGCAAGGACTACCAGTAG
- the LOC119557622 gene encoding uncharacterized protein LOC119557622 isoform X3, whose amino-acid sequence MSSTSSSVLALSSFNLLFFTQVLTVLSSTIKYNEYATDKGGNVSIPCIAQGNIMWVKEHGNNSTIIQTGRVLVLRNVSTTDAGIYVCFASVPRPSTTTAISATTSPQSQQEQETHPVVDDEGNGTSKESQGETESQKDSQQEPQVVEAVEEEVEYQAQQRTKLTVRTVPGPVSQLYFKASTILGFLIWRFNKTQSGGYPVRSFTAEYRNVSYKTPPANASFEHAWSRMDPINIAFNVRQMEVYRLAPNTTYEFRIWANNELGSGEVVTTNVTTLPETKEEASRMAAVRVSRVVGVVLVVQMGRMIRMRGTRTMWPCPFRAPSSLASTIERLRRHACICRRRGTTSPTTTSISTSSTTTGGRTRTMTTTTRRSTSPPWSGSSAKFPSSSPDPPSSAFETYFSTNTGHLGCCIAV is encoded by the exons TGCTCACGGTACTCAGCTCTACGATCAAGTACAACGAATACGCGACGGACAAGGGCGGCAACGTGAGCATACCCTGCATAGCCCAGGGAAATATTATGTGGGTGAAAGAGCACGGCAACAACAGCACGATAATCCAG ACTGGTCGTGTTTTGGTGCTGCGCAATGTGAGCACTACGGATGCGGGAATTTACGTATGCTTCGCCTCAGTGCCACGCCCATCGACAACAACAGCAATATCAGCAACTACCTCACCGCAAAGTCAGCAGGAGCAGGAAACGCATCCAGTGGTGGATGATGAGGGGAATGGTACCAGTAAGGAATCCCAAGGCGAGACCGAATCCCAGAAGGACTCCCAGCAGGAACCGCAAGTGGTGGAGGCGGTGGAGGAGGAAGTGGAGTACCAGGCCCAGCAGCGGACCAAGCTCACCGTTCGCACCGTTCCGGGTCCGGTTTCGCAGCTGTACTTCAAGGCCTCCACCATACTGGGCTTCCTCATCTGGCGCTTCAACAAGACCCAGTCCGGGGGCTATCCGGTGCGCAGCTTCACGGCGGAGTACCGCAATGTGTCCTACAAAACGCCGCCGGCCAATGCCAGTTTCGAGCACGCCTGGAGCAGGATGGATCCCATCAACATAGCCTTCAATGTG CGCCAAATGGAGGTCTATCGCCTGGCACCCAACACCACCTATGAGTTTCGGATATGGGCCAACAACGAGCTGGGCAGCGGCGAGGTGGTCACCACCAACGTGACCACGCTGCCGGAGACCAAGGAGGAGG CGAGTCGGATGGCGGCGGTCAGGGTCAGCAGGGTGGTGGgggtggtgctggtggtgcAGATGGGCAGGATGATCCGGATGAGGGGGACGAGGACGATGTGGCCATGCCCTTTCCGCGCACCATCATCTTTGGCCAGCACCATCGAACGCCTCCGCCGCCACGCCTGCATTTGCCGCCGCAGAGGCACCACCAGCCCCACCACCACCAGTATCTCcaccagcagcaccaccaccggCGGCAGGACGAGAACGATGACGACGACTACGAGGAGGAGCACGAGCCCACcatggagcggttcaagcgcAAAGTTTCCGTCTTCTTCACCGGACCCACCATCAAGCGCATTTGAGACGTATTTCAGTACAAACACTGGTCACCTAGGTTGTTGCATTGCGGTTTGA
- the LOC119557622 gene encoding uncharacterized protein LOC119557622 isoform X1: MSSTSSSVLALSSFNLLFFTQVLTVLSSTIKYNEYATDKGGNVSIPCIAQGNIMWVKEHGNNSTIIQTGRVLVLRNVSTTDAGIYVCFASVPRPSTTTAISATTSPQSQQEQETHPVVDDEGNGTSKESQGETESQKDSQQEPQVVEAVEEEVEYQAQQRTKLTVRTVPGPVSQLYFKASTILGFLIWRFNKTQSGGYPVRSFTAEYRNVSYKTPPANASFEHAWSRMDPINIAFNVRQMEVYRLAPNTTYEFRIWANNELGSGEVVTTNVTTLPETKEEDLIRLIKPDLDNFDPRIWIVAVSIVLGTLVILAIGLCIVLSKECYQSAQMELQDGWDSIELIPNIILNPGFSESDGGGQGQQGGGGGAGGADGQDDPDEGDEDDVAMPFPRTIIFGQHHRTPPPPRLHLPPQRHHQPHHHQYLHQQHHHRRQDENDDDDYEEEHEPTMERFKRKVSVFFTGPTIKRI; the protein is encoded by the exons TGCTCACGGTACTCAGCTCTACGATCAAGTACAACGAATACGCGACGGACAAGGGCGGCAACGTGAGCATACCCTGCATAGCCCAGGGAAATATTATGTGGGTGAAAGAGCACGGCAACAACAGCACGATAATCCAG ACTGGTCGTGTTTTGGTGCTGCGCAATGTGAGCACTACGGATGCGGGAATTTACGTATGCTTCGCCTCAGTGCCACGCCCATCGACAACAACAGCAATATCAGCAACTACCTCACCGCAAAGTCAGCAGGAGCAGGAAACGCATCCAGTGGTGGATGATGAGGGGAATGGTACCAGTAAGGAATCCCAAGGCGAGACCGAATCCCAGAAGGACTCCCAGCAGGAACCGCAAGTGGTGGAGGCGGTGGAGGAGGAAGTGGAGTACCAGGCCCAGCAGCGGACCAAGCTCACCGTTCGCACCGTTCCGGGTCCGGTTTCGCAGCTGTACTTCAAGGCCTCCACCATACTGGGCTTCCTCATCTGGCGCTTCAACAAGACCCAGTCCGGGGGCTATCCGGTGCGCAGCTTCACGGCGGAGTACCGCAATGTGTCCTACAAAACGCCGCCGGCCAATGCCAGTTTCGAGCACGCCTGGAGCAGGATGGATCCCATCAACATAGCCTTCAATGTG CGCCAAATGGAGGTCTATCGCCTGGCACCCAACACCACCTATGAGTTTCGGATATGGGCCAACAACGAGCTGGGCAGCGGCGAGGTGGTCACCACCAACGTGACCACGCTGCCGGAGACCAAGGAGGAGG ATCTCATACGCCTTATAAAACCCGACCTAGACAATTTCGATCCACGCATTTGGATAGTGGCCGTCAGCATAGTGCTCGGAACCCTTGTGATATTAGCGATCGGACTCTGCATTGTGCTCTCCAAGGAGTGCTATCAGTCGGCGCAAATGG AACTGCAAGACGGTTGGGACAGCATTGAGCTTATACCGAACATAATACTTAATCCCGGTTTCAGCGAGTCGGATGGCGGCGGTCAGGGTCAGCAGGGTGGTGGgggtggtgctggtggtgcAGATGGGCAGGATGATCCGGATGAGGGGGACGAGGACGATGTGGCCATGCCCTTTCCGCGCACCATCATCTTTGGCCAGCACCATCGAACGCCTCCGCCGCCACGCCTGCATTTGCCGCCGCAGAGGCACCACCAGCCCCACCACCACCAGTATCTCcaccagcagcaccaccaccggCGGCAGGACGAGAACGATGACGACGACTACGAGGAGGAGCACGAGCCCACcatggagcggttcaagcgcAAAGTTTCCGTCTTCTTCACCGGACCCACCATCAAGCGCATTTGA
- the LOC119557622 gene encoding uncharacterized protein LOC119557622 isoform X2, translating into MSSTSSSVLALSSFNLLFFTQVLTVLSSTIKYNEYATDKGGNVSIPCIAQGNIMWVKEHGNNSTIIQTGRVLVLRNVSTTDAGIYVCFASVPRPSTTTAISATTSPQSQQEQETHPVVDDEGNGTSKESQGETESQKDSQQEPQVVEAVEEEVEYQAQQRTKLTVRTVPGPVSQLYFKASTILGFLIWRFNKTQSGGYPVRSFTAEYRNVSYKTPPANASFEHAWSRMDPINIAFNVRQMEVYRLAPNTTYEFRIWANNELGSGEVVTTNVTTLPETKEEELQDGWDSIELIPNIILNPGFSESDGGGQGQQGGGGGAGGADGQDDPDEGDEDDVAMPFPRTIIFGQHHRTPPPPRLHLPPQRHHQPHHHQYLHQQHHHRRQDENDDDDYEEEHEPTMERFKRKVSVFFTGPTIKRI; encoded by the exons TGCTCACGGTACTCAGCTCTACGATCAAGTACAACGAATACGCGACGGACAAGGGCGGCAACGTGAGCATACCCTGCATAGCCCAGGGAAATATTATGTGGGTGAAAGAGCACGGCAACAACAGCACGATAATCCAG ACTGGTCGTGTTTTGGTGCTGCGCAATGTGAGCACTACGGATGCGGGAATTTACGTATGCTTCGCCTCAGTGCCACGCCCATCGACAACAACAGCAATATCAGCAACTACCTCACCGCAAAGTCAGCAGGAGCAGGAAACGCATCCAGTGGTGGATGATGAGGGGAATGGTACCAGTAAGGAATCCCAAGGCGAGACCGAATCCCAGAAGGACTCCCAGCAGGAACCGCAAGTGGTGGAGGCGGTGGAGGAGGAAGTGGAGTACCAGGCCCAGCAGCGGACCAAGCTCACCGTTCGCACCGTTCCGGGTCCGGTTTCGCAGCTGTACTTCAAGGCCTCCACCATACTGGGCTTCCTCATCTGGCGCTTCAACAAGACCCAGTCCGGGGGCTATCCGGTGCGCAGCTTCACGGCGGAGTACCGCAATGTGTCCTACAAAACGCCGCCGGCCAATGCCAGTTTCGAGCACGCCTGGAGCAGGATGGATCCCATCAACATAGCCTTCAATGTG CGCCAAATGGAGGTCTATCGCCTGGCACCCAACACCACCTATGAGTTTCGGATATGGGCCAACAACGAGCTGGGCAGCGGCGAGGTGGTCACCACCAACGTGACCACGCTGCCGGAGACCAAGGAGGAGG AACTGCAAGACGGTTGGGACAGCATTGAGCTTATACCGAACATAATACTTAATCCCGGTTTCAGCGAGTCGGATGGCGGCGGTCAGGGTCAGCAGGGTGGTGGgggtggtgctggtggtgcAGATGGGCAGGATGATCCGGATGAGGGGGACGAGGACGATGTGGCCATGCCCTTTCCGCGCACCATCATCTTTGGCCAGCACCATCGAACGCCTCCGCCGCCACGCCTGCATTTGCCGCCGCAGAGGCACCACCAGCCCCACCACCACCAGTATCTCcaccagcagcaccaccaccggCGGCAGGACGAGAACGATGACGACGACTACGAGGAGGAGCACGAGCCCACcatggagcggttcaagcgcAAAGTTTCCGTCTTCTTCACCGGACCCACCATCAAGCGCATTTGA